The Longimicrobium sp. region CGATCGGAGTTCCTCCGTTACCTCCGTGTGATTCTTCAGTCAGGAACATGGGAATGCACGGTAGATCCTGAGAAACGGTATCATATCAGGAGTTTCCGGAATCCAGCCGCTTCATCAGGAAGTGGCGCGAGTAGCCGGGCGGGAAGTCGTCGAGGCGGCCGAACTCCGTGAAGCCGAGCCTGAGGTAGAACTCCGGCGCCTGGAAGGTGAAGGTGTCGAGCCACATCCCGCGGAAGCCGCGGCGGCGCGCCTCCTCCTCGGCGCGGCGCATCAGCGCGGCGCCGTGCCCCTGCCCGCGGTACGCGTCGTCGACGTACAGGATCTGCACGAACATCCATCCCATCAGGGCGTCGGCGATCAGCCCACCCACCACGGCGCCGGACGCGTCGCGCAGGAAGAAGCGCAGCGTCTCGTACCGGGCATCCTTCACCACGCGCAGGTTGAACGCGGTCAGGCGCTCGTCGAGCGCGCGGACGTCCTCGGCGGGCGGGTCCTGTTCCAGCGTGATGGTCAGGTCGGACATGGGGGAGATGATGGTCGGCCGTCAGCCTTGGCCGAGCTGCTTGGCCAGGAAGACGCGCGCGAAGCCGGCCGGGTAGTCGTCCAGCCGGCCGAACTCGCGGTAGCCGAGCTTCCGGTAGAACTCCGGCGCCTGAAAGCTGAAGGTGTCGACCCACGCGGAGTGGCAGCCGTGCGTGCGGGCCTCGTCCTCGGCGCGGCGCATGAGCTCCACGCCGTGGCCCCCGCCGCGGTGCGCGTCGGCGATCCAGAGGATTCGCACGTACATCCACCCCATGTAGATCTCCGCGAACAGCCCGCCGGCGATCGCGCCGTCCTCGTCACGAAGGAACAGCCGTACGGACGCGCCCTTGTCGAAGGGAACGACGCTGTGGTTGAACTCGCTCAACCCGCGGACGAGCGTGTTCAGATCATCCAGCGGCCCCTCTGGCTCGGAGGTGATGGTCAGGTTCGGCATCGCAGGCCCCGGTTCCGCTCAGGATGACGTCATCGCGTGCAGGTCTCGGTGCGCCAACATCTTACGGTAGCGCAACGAAGATCGATTCTCGCGCCGGACGAAGTCCGCGAAGGCGGACTGCGTGTCGTTGTAGCCGCGAGTTCACTCGCATCGTCTACATCTCCTCCACACCACGACCGTCGTCCCCGCGCACTCAGCACTCAGCACTTTACTGCTGTGCCCCCAGCATCTCCCGCATCTTCGAGAAGAAGTTGGCCTTCAGCTCCTTGCTGTCCTCCTCGCTCAGGCTGCTGCGCTTGCCGGTGCGGTACTCGAGCAGGTCGGCGGGGACCTCCTTCAGGAAGCGGCTGGGCTGGCGGGGGATGGCGTCGCCGCGCTGGCGGCGGGTGGCGCAGCCGGAGAGGGTGAGCCGGTGCCGCGCCCGCGTGATCCCCACGTAGAACAGGCGCCGTTCCTCGCTGATCGGGTCCGTCCCGTCCGTCGACACCATGTTCACGCTGCGGCTGTGCGGGAGGATCTCCTCCTCCAGGCCCACGATGAACACGTGCGTGAACTCCAGCCCCTTGGCCGCGTGCAGCGTCATCAGCGTCACGCGGTTGGGCTCGTCGTCCCTGTCGTCCTTCTTCTCGTCGTCCTCCACCAGCGAGATCTTCTCCAGGAAGGCGCGCAGCGTGGGC contains the following coding sequences:
- a CDS encoding GNAT family N-acetyltransferase; this encodes MSDLTITLEQDPPAEDVRALDERLTAFNLRVVKDARYETLRFFLRDASGAVVGGLIADALMGWMFVQILYVDDAYRGQGHGAALMRRAEEEARRRGFRGMWLDTFTFQAPEFYLRLGFTEFGRLDDFPPGYSRHFLMKRLDSGNS
- a CDS encoding GNAT family N-acetyltransferase; the protein is MPNLTITSEPEGPLDDLNTLVRGLSEFNHSVVPFDKGASVRLFLRDEDGAIAGGLFAEIYMGWMYVRILWIADAHRGGGHGVELMRRAEDEARTHGCHSAWVDTFSFQAPEFYRKLGYREFGRLDDYPAGFARVFLAKQLGQG